The Sinorhizobium fredii USDA 257 region CCTTCCCTGAAGACAGCCATCCGCCGATCATCTACCCGATCGCCATCACCGCCGAGAGCAAGAACCCGGATTCCGCCGCCTATCTCGAATACGTCAAGTCGCCCAGGGCCGCGGCACTCTTCGAGGCACAAGGCTTCATCGTCCTCGAATAGGGCCTTGCGCCACCGGCCGTCGAGCGGGCAGAACATGGTCGCGTCGTTTACGTATTGGCGCGGCACCTCATGCAATACGGGAGCACGAACTTGGACTGGACGGCTCTGAGCGACGCGGAATGGACAGCCGTCCGCTTGAGCCTGCGCGTGGCAACGGTCGCCATGCTTTCCAGCCTGCCGCTCGCACTGCTGGTCGCCATGGCGCTGGCGCGCGGACGTTTCTGGGGCAAGTCGCTCCTGAACGGCCTCGTCCACATGCCGCTGATCCTGCCGCCGGTGGTCACCGGCTTCGTGCTGCTCATCCTGTTCGGGCGGCGCGGCCCGATCGGCGCTTTTCTTGCCGAGAATTTCGGGCTTGTCTTTTCCTTCCGCTGGACCGGCGCGGCGCTCGCCTGCGCCGTCATGGGCTTTCCGCTGATGGTGCGCAGCATCCGGCTGTCGATCGAAGCGGTCGATCGCAAGCTGGAGGATGCCGCCGCGACGCTCGGTGCCAATCCGGCCTGGGTGTTCCTGACCGTGACCCTGCCGTTGATCCTTCCCGGCATCGTCGCCGGCATGATCCTTTCCTTCGCCAAGGCGATGGGCGAGTTCGGCGCGACCATTACTTTCGTCTCGAACATCCCCGGCGAGACGCAGACGCTATCCGCCGCGATCTACAGCTTGACCCAGGTTCCGGGCGGGGACGCCGGCGCCATGCGCCTCGCCGTCATCTCGATCGTCATCTCGATGGCGGCGCTGATGCTGTCGGAATTCCTTGCCGCCGCCGCGGCGCGACGGACGGTCGCCGCATGAGCCTCGAGGTCGAAGCGCGCCACCGGATCGGCTCTTTCGTGATCGACGCCGCGTTCCGCTCGGAGGGCGGCGTGACGGCGCTTTTCGGCCGTTCCGGCTCCGGAAAGACGTCGCTGATCAACATCATCGCCGGGCTTCTGAAACCTGATGCCGGCCGCATCCTGCTCGACGGAGACGTGATCGCCGACAGCAAGCGCCGGCTCTTCACCCCCGTGCACCGCCGGCGCTTCGGCTACGTGTTCCAGGAAGCCCGGCTCTTTCCGCATTTGAGCGTCCGCAAGAATCTCGCCTATGGGCGCTGGTTCGCCGCTGCAGGCAAGTCCACGTCCGAGTTCGCAAAGGTCGTCGAGATGCTCGGTATCGGGGATCTGCTCGAGCGTCGTCCCTCGACGCTCTCCGGCGGCGAGCGCCAGCGTGTCGCCGTCGGCCGGGCGCTGCTTGCCGCACCGCGGCTGCTCTTGATGGACGAACCGCTCGCTGCCCTCGACGAGGCGAGAAAGGCGGAGATCCTGCCCTATCTGGAGCGGCTTCGCGACGAGACGCGGATACCGATCGTCTATGTCAGCCATTCCGTCGCGGAGGTGGCGCGGCTGGCGGAGCGCGTCGTCGTCATCGAGGACGGCCGGGTCAAAGCATCCGGCGCGGCCGCCGCCATTCTCAGCCGGTCGACGGCCGCGATCGAGCGGCGGGAGACAGGCGCCTTGATCGAAGGCGTGGTCGACAGTCATGACGCCACGCATAATCTGACCGTGGTGCGTGCCGGCGAATGCCTGATCCGCATACCGCATCTCGTCACGGCGCCAGGCCATCGGCTTCGCCTCTATATCGCCGGGCGTGATGTGATGCTCGCCACGACGAAGCTGGAAGGGATCAGCGCGCTGAACGTCCTGCGGGGAACGATCGTCGACCTATCGCCGGTTCATCAGGGCAGTATCGACGTGCGCGTCGATTGCGGCGGCAATATCATCGTCGCCCGCATCACCGCCCTGTCCCGCGAGGCGCTCGGGCTCGAGCCGGGCAAACCAGTCCACGTCATCATCAAGACCGTGGCGCTGGATTATTAGATATAGACCCAAAAACCCCTCCCCACAGGTGGGAGGGGCTTAACCTGCCGCACCCACTCCGCCTCGTTTGGACCGTTCCTGCAGGGTCGAGCTTGGGAAAATGGCCCTCGGGCGCAGCAGGCACCTAGCTCCTCCCCCTTGTGGGGAGGGGTTGGGGAGGGGTAACATTTGCACCTTCGTCGCGCGCCGCCTCGAGCCAGTCGAGGTCGTCGGCGATCGCGGCGTTGGACTTCTCCTCCATGGCCCGAAAGCGCTCGATCAGCGCCTCGCCGAAAGCGGTAAGGACCGCGCCACCACCCTGCTTGCCGCCCCGCTGCGACTCGACTGCGGGCTCATTGAACATCCGGTTGAGCGCATCGACCAGCAGCCAGGCGCGGCGGTAGGACATGTCCATGGCGCGACCGGCGGCGGAGATCGACCCGGTTTCGCGGATCAGCTCGAGAAGCATGATCTTGCCGCGCCCGAGGCGATCCTCGGGCGGAAAGTCGATGCGCAGGACGGGGCGAAGCTTGTTGTCGGCTTTGGGCATGGGTGGAGCATAGAGGCGCAAGCGCAGCTCGAAAAGATCCGCGCTTACAAGCTCATGCCGCCATCGATGACATGCACCTGGCCGGTCGTATAGGCCGCGGCGTCGCTGGCAAGATAGACGGCCAGCGCGGCGATCTCCTCGGGCGTGCCGAGACGACCCATCGGCTGGCGGGCGATGAAGGCGGCGCGCGCCTCCTCGTAATTGCCCTGCGCCCGCATCCGTTCCTCCAGCGACGGCGATTGCACGGTGCCGGGAGCGATGGCGTTGCAGCGAATGCTTTTGCCTATGAAGTCGATTGCCACGGACTTGGTGAGGCCGATGACCGCCGCCTTGCTGGCGGAATAGACGAAGCGGTTCGGCACGCCCATCGGTACGCCCGCGACCGACGCCATGTTGATGATCGAGCCGCCGCCTTTTTCGACCATGCCCGGCAGGAAGGCACGGATCATCCGGAACATCGATTTGACGTTGAGGTCAAAGGCGAAATCATAGTCCTTCTCGCTCGTCTCCAGGATCGTGCCGGCATGGACGAAACCGGCGCAGTTGAAGAGGACGTCGACCGCCCCGGTGCGCGCCGCGAAATCGGCGATCGCCGCTTCGTTCAACACGTCGAGCTTCGCCACCTCGATGCCCCCGGCGGCAAGTTCGGCGAGCTTGTCCTCGTTGATGTCGGTCGCGATGACCGAAGCCCCTTCCCGGCTGAACGCTTCGGCCGCGGCGCGGCCGATACCCTGTGCTGCGGCGCTGATCACAGCACGCTTGCCTGCAAGAATACCGCTCATTGTCTGCCTCATCTATATTGGTAGGATTAGCGTTGGCGCGCTCGGCGACCCCGCATCTCGGTTGCCAACAGACATCGAAGTCCGCCGGACTGTCAAGGCGGCAATTTGTATTTTTATCGAAAAAAGACAGATTGGCGGGACAGCTGATCCAACTCGCGATTCTCGGACGGCATGCGCATGGCGATCGCGCCGCCCGTCTGGCGGCGTTTTCCATCTGCTTCGCTCGAAGCCGTCGCGAAAGAAAATTACGCGCCGCCGGGGCACCGTCACGGCTCCGGGATCGGCCCGGCGCAGGCGCCGGTACGAATCTGTCTTTCTTCGTCCGGACGCAGGCTTGCTGTCGAAAACCCTTCATCAAAGCCTGAAGTCGTGGCAGTCTGTGACTGTAACCCTTTGGGAGAATGAGGGTTGTCGGTGCCTGCATGGCCGAGGCGTAGGAACGCCCCGGGCAACTGCCGGTGGGCATCGAACGTCGCACGACCGCGAGGCGCTTCGCTCAGCGGTTGACCCCAAGTGCGGCACGCAATCCGGAAGGGAGGCCGGAACCCGCATGGATGAATTCAGCCGATTGAGTCTGCATGTCCCCGAACCGGCCGTCCGGCCGGGTGACCAGCCCGATTTTTCCAACGTCAAGATTCCGAAGGCGGGTTCCGTGCCGCGGCCCGAGGTCGATGTGGAGCCGGAAACGATCCGCGACCTCGCCTACTCGATCATCCGGGTGCTCAACCGCGAGGGCGAGGCAGTCGGTCCCTGGGCCGGTCTCCTCTCGGACGAGGAATTGCTGTCAGGTCTTCGGCATATGATGCAGCTGCGCGCCTTCGACGCCCGCATGCTGATGGCGCAGCGCCAGGGCAAGACATCCTTCTACATGCAGCATCTCGGTGAGGAGGCGGTGAGCTGCGCCTTCAGAAGAGCACTTCGCAAGGGCGACATGAATTTCCCGACCTATCGCCAGGCGGGGCTGTTGATCGCCGACGACTACCCGATGGTCGAGATGATGAACCAGATCTTCTCGAACGAGAGGGATCCCTGCCATGGCCGGCAATTGCCGGTGATGTACACCTCCAAGGAGCACGGCTTCTTCACCATCTCCGGCAACCTCGCGACCCAATATGTCCAGGCGGTCGGCTGGGCGATGGCGTCGGCCATCAAGAACGACACCGGGATTGCCGCCGGCTGGATCGGCGACGGCTCGACGGCCGAGTCGGATTTTCACTCGTCGTTGGTTTTCGCCTCCACCTACAAGGCTCCGGTCATCCTCAACATCGTCAACAACCAATGGGCGATCTCGACCTTCCAGGGCATCGCCCGCGGCGGCTCCGGCACCTTTGCGGCCCGCGGTCTGGGCTTCGGCATTCCGGCGCTGCGGGTCGACGGCAACGATTATCTCGCCGTCTACGCTGTCGCCCGCTGGGCGGCGGAGCGGGCGCGGCGCAATCTCGGGCCGACGCTGATCGAATACGTGACCTACCGTGTCGGTGCCCATTCGACCTCCGACGATCCGAGCGCCTACCGGCCGAAGACGGAATCGGAGGCTTGGCCGCTTGGCGACCCGGTTCTGCGGCTGAAGAAGCACCTGATCCTGCGCGGCGCCTGGTCGGAAGAGCGCCATGCTCAGGCCGAGGCCGAGATCATGGACGCGGTCATCCAGGCGCAGAAGGAAGCCGAAAGCCACGGCACGCTGCATGCCGGCGGCAGGCCCTCGGTGCGCGACATCTTCGAGGGTGTCTATGCCGAGATGCCGCCGCATATCCGCCGCCAGCGGCAGAAGGCAGGATACTGACATGGCCAGAATGACAATGATCGAAGCGGTGCGCAGCGCCATGGATGTCTCGATGGGGCGCGACGAGGATGTCGTCGTCTTCGGCGAGGATGTCGGCTATTTCGGCGGCGTCTTTCGCTGCACCCAGGGGCTCCAGGCGAAGTACGGCAAGACCCGCTGTTTTGACGCGCCGATCAGCGAATCCGGCATCGTCGGGACCGCCATCGGCATGGCGGCCTATGGGCTGAAGCCCTGCGTCGAAATCCAGTTCGCCGATTACATGTATCCGGCCTATGACCAACTCACCCAGGAGGCCGCGCGCATCCGCTACCGCTCGAACGGCGACTTTACCTGTCCGATCGTGGTGCGCATGCCGACCGGCGGCGGCATCTTCGGCGGCCAGACCCACAGCCAGAGCCCGGAAGCGCTCTTCACCCATGTCTGTGGCCTCAAGGTCATCGTGCCGTCGAACCCCTACGACGCGAAGGGGTTGCTGATTTCGGCGATCGAGGATCCGGATCCGGTAATGTTCCTGGAGCCGAAGCGGCTTTACAACGGCCCTTTCGACGGTCATCACGAGCGCCCGGTCACCCCGTGGTCGAAGCATGAGCTCGGCGACGTGCCGGAGGGGCACTATTCGATCCCGATCGGCAAGGCGGAAATCCGCCGCAAGGGTTCAGCGTTGACCGTGATCGCCTATGGAACGATGGTGCATGTGGCGCTCGCGGCCGTGGAGGAGACCGGCATCGATGCGGAAGTCATCGATCTGCGCAGCCTGCTGCCGCTCGATCTCGAAACGATCGTGCAGTCCGTCACCAAGACCGGGCGCTGCGTCGTCGTGCACGAGGCGACTCTGACCTCGGGCTTCGGGGGCGAACTCGTCGCTCTCGTCCAGGAGCACTGCTTCTATCACCTCGAAGCGCCGGTGGTTCGGGTGACCGGCTGGGATACGCCCTACCCGCATGCCCAGGAATGGGACTACTTCCCGGGTCCGGCGCGCGTCGGCCGCGCGCTGACCGAGGCGATGGAGGCATAGGGCAATGGGCGAATTCATCATCAAGATGCCGGATGTCGGCGAAGGGGTCGCCGAGGCCGAGCTCGTCGAATGGCACGTCAAGCCGGGCGACCCGGTCCGCGAAGACATGGTGCTCGCGGCCGTCATGACCGACAAGGCCACCGTCGAAATCCCCTCGCCGGTATCCGGCAAGGTGCTCTGGCTCGGCGCCGACATCGGCGATACGGTCGCCGTGAAGGCACCACTGGTCAGGATCGAGACCGCCGGCGAAGATGGCGAGCCACCGCCGGACAGCGTTCCGGAAGCGCTTGCCGAAGCCGTCCTGGAAGAGCCTGTTGCCGTCTCCGCCCCACCTGTCCCCAAAGCGCCGCCCAAGCCAGAGAAGGCCGAGCCCCGGCAATCGCCAGGGCCGCGCGAGGCGCCGGATACCGCGAAAAAGCCGCTGGCTTCGCCGGCGGTGCGGCTGCGGGCCAGGGAGCGCGGCGTCGATCTCAGGCAATTGTCCGGAACGGGACCCGCCGGTCGGATCACCCATGAGGATCTCGACCTCTTCATCAGCCGCGGCGCCGAACCGCAGCCGGCCCAGGTCGGCCTGGTCCGCAAGACGGCAGTCGAAGAAATCAAGATGGCCGGCCTGCGGCGGCGGATCGCCGAAAAGATGTCGCTTTCCACCTCGCGCATCCCCCACATCACCTATGTGGAAGAGGTGGACGTGACCGCACTCGAAGACTTGCGGGCGACGATGAACCGCGACCGCAAGCCCGACCAGCCGAAGCTGACGATCCTGCCCTTCCTGATGCGCGCGCTGGTCAGGACCGTCGCCGAACAGCCGGGCGTCAACGCCACCTTCGACGACCACGCCGGCATCATCCACCGCCACGCGGCCGTCCATATCGGCATCGCCACCCAGACGCCCGCCGGTTTGACCGTGCCGGTCGTGCGCCATGCGGAAGCACGGCGAATCTGGGATTGCGCTGCAGAATTGAACCGATTAGCCGAAGCGGCCCGCACCGGCACCGCGACGCGCGACGAGTTGATCGGCTCGACGATTACCATCTCTTCGCTCGGCGCGCTTGGCGGCATCGCCTCGACGCCGGTCATCAACCATCCGGAGGTGGCGATCGTCGGCGTCAACAAGATCGCCACCCGGCCGGTCTGGGACGGGGCGCAATTCGTGCCGCGCAAGATCATGAATCTGTCGTCGAGCTTCGACCACCGCGTCATCGACGGCTGGGATGCCGCCACTTTCGTGCAGCGCCTGAAGACGCTGCTCGAAACGCCGGCGCTGATTTTCGTTGAGGGGTGAGCCAACATGAAGGAAATCTCCTGCAAGCTCCTGGTGCTCGGCGCCGGCCCCGGCGGCTATGTCGCAGCAATCCGGGCCGGACAGCTCGGCATCAACACCGTGGTCGTCGAGAAGGCGAAGGCAGGCGGCACCTGCCTCAATGTCGGCTGCATCCCCTCCAAGGCGCTGATCCATGCGGCAGAGGAGTTTCACAAGCTTCGCGCTGCCGCCTCCGGCAAGAGCCCGCTCGGCCTTTCGCTCGAGGCGCCGGCGATCGACCTCAAGCGAACGATCGCCTGGAAGGACGGCATCGTCGGGCGCCTGAGCAGCGGCGTGACGGGCCTCCTCAAGAAGGCCGGCGTTAAGGCCGTCATCGGCCAAGCGCGCTTCGTCGACGGCAAGACGGTGGACGTCGAAACGGAAATCGGCGTCCAGCGCATTCGCGCCGAAGCGATCGTCATCGCCACCGGCTCTGTCCCGGTCGAGCTTCCCGACCTGCCGTTCGGCGGCAATGTCATCTCCTCGACCGACGCTTTGGCGTTGAAGGAGGTTCCGCAGACGCTTGCCGTCATCGGCGGCGGCTATATCGGCCTCGAACTCGGCACCGCCTTCGCCAAGCTCGGCTCGAAGGTCACCGTGCTCGAAGCCATGGACCGCGTCCTGCCGCAATATGACGCCGATCTCTCGAAGCCGGTCATGAAGCGCCTCGGCGAACTCGGGATCGAGGTCTTCACCCGCACCGCAGCCAAGCGCCTGTCGGCGGACCGACGCGGCTTGCTTGCCGAAGAAAACGGCCGCGCCTTCGAGGTGCCGGCCGAAAAGGTTTTGGTCACCGTCGGCCGCAGGCCTGTGATGGAGGGCTGGGGACTGGAGGAGATCGATCTCGATCGCTCGGGCAAGTTCATCCGCATCGACGACCAATGCCGCACGTCGATGCGCGGCATCTATGCGATCGGCGACGTCACCGGCGAACCGATGCTCGCCCACCGCGCCATGGCGCAGGGCGAAATGGTTGCCGAAATCATCGCCGGTCAGAAGCGCAGCTGGGACAAGCGCTGCATTCCCGCCATCTGCTTCACCGATCCGGAGATCGTCAGCGCCGGTCTCTCGCCGGAGGAGGCACGTGCGGCCGGCATCGAGGTCAAGATCGGCCAGTTCCCCTTCCAGGCGAACGGTCGCGCCATGACGACGCTTGCCGAGGACGGTTTCGTGCGCGTCGTTGCGCGCGCCGACAACCACCTCGTCCTCGGCATCCACGCAGTTGGGCATGCTGTCTCGGAGCTTTCGTCGGCCTTTGCGCTGGCAATCGAGATGGGCGCGCGTCTGGAGGACATCGCCGGCACGATCCATGCGCACCCGACCCAGTCGGAAGGTTTCCAGGAGGCGGCATTCAAGGCGCTAGGGCACGCGCTGCATATTTGACGGCGGGCTGGGCCCGACGCGATCGGCCAACCGAACCCCTCCCCAATCCCTCCCCACAGGTTGGAGGGGCTTTGAGTCCGCTGCGGCCCGCTGCCCCCATCTGGAAACATCGAGTTCCCAAAACCGTCAATTAGAGTGAGTCGGCGCGGCATCGTAAGCCCCTCCCCTTGTGGGGAGAGGTTTGGGGAGGGGCTTTTTTTGATCAGCAAGGTGTTACTGCAACAACTCCAGCCCCACCGCCGTCGCCTCACCACCGCCGATGCACAATGACGCTATGCCGCGCTTGACACCGTTCGCCCGCATCGCATGGAGCAGCGAGACGACAATGCGGGCGCCTGACGCACCTATCGGGTGGCCGAGAGCGCAAGCGCCGCCATGGATATTGACGATGTCGTCGGAAAGGCCGAGGTCGCGGAGCGCTGCCATCGCAACGACGGCGAAGGCCTCGTTGATCTCGTAGAGGCCGACGCTTCCCTTTTCCCAGCCGAGCTTGTCCAGAAGCTTGTCGATGGCGCCGATCGGCGCTGTCGTGAACCAGGCGGGCTCCTGGGCGTGGCCTGCATGGCCGGCGACGATCGCAAGCGGCGTCAGCCCGCGCCGTTCCGCCTCGCTGGCGCGCATCAAGATCAGCGCCGCAGCGCCATCGGAGATCGACGAGGAATTTGCCGCGGTGACGCTGCCGCCGTCGCGGAAGGCCGGCTTCAGCTTCGGGATCTTGGCCGGATCTGCCTTCAACGGCTGCTCGTCGCGATCGAGGTTGGCAGTCCCGCGCTTGCCGCCATCGGTGATTGCCACGATCTCGTCGGCAAAGGATCCGTCCTCCGCCGCCTTCAGCGCCCGTTCGAGCGACCGCAGCGCGAAGGCATCCTGATCGGAGCGGGAAAATTGATAGTGCTGGGCGGTGTCCTCGGCATAGTTGCCCATCAGCCGCCCGGAATAGGCGTCCTCCAGCCCGTCGAGGAACATGTGATCCTTGACCTCGCCATGGCCGAGCCGGAAGCCGCCGCGGGCTTTCGGCAGGAGGTAGGGGGCATTGGTCATCGACTCCATTCCGCCGACGGCAACGCGTGACGCACTGCCGGAGACAAGCGCGTCATGGCCGAGCATCAGCGCCTTCATGCCGGAACCGCAGACCTTCGAGACCGTCGTCGACGGCGTCTGTTGGCCGAGCCCGGCGCCAAGCGCCGCCTGCCTGGCCGGATTCTGCCCGAGGCCGGCGGGCAGGACGTTGCCCATCAGCACTTCGTCGACCGCATCGAGGCCGGCACGATCGAGGGCCGCCTTCAACGCAACTGCCCCGAGCTCCGGGGCCGTCAGTTCCTTCAGACCGCCTTGAAAGGCGCCCATCGGCGTCCGTGCCGCCGAAACGATAACCACCGGATCACGATTGCTCATCTTAGTCCTCCCAGAAGCTTCGAGACGACTATATCCACCGCACGCTGCGAGGCAACGCCGTCGGCATCATACCGTTCAGCAGAGCCGCCGGCTGATACTGGCCTTCAGCCCATCCGTTCCGACGCGTAGGATCCCGGGCTCGGCGGGAAGACCACGACGCGGTTGCCGTTGATGAAGCAGCGGTGGTGGATATGGGCATGGACGGCGCGGGCCAGCACCTGGCTTTCGACGTCGCGGCCGATCGACACATAGTCCTCGGCCGACTGCGCATGGGTGATGCGGGCGATGTCCTGCTCGATGATCGGCCCCTCGTCGAGGTCGGCGGTGACGTAATGCGCCGTCGCGCCGATCAGCTTGACGCCGCGCTCATAGGCCTGCTTGTAGGGGTTGGCGCCCTTGAACGACGGCAGGAACGAGTGGTGGATGTTGATGATCCGCCCCGACATCTTCTTGCAGAGCGCATCCGACAGGACCTGCATGTAGCGGGCCAGCACGATCAGCTCGGCACCGGTCTGCTCGACGAGCTCCAGCAGCTGGGCTTCGGCCTTCGGCTTGTTCTCCTTCGTCACCTTGATGCAGTGGAAGGGGATGTCGTGGTTGACGACGACCTTCTGGTAGTCGAAGTGGTTGGAGACGACGCCGACGATGTCGATCGGCAGGGCGCCGATCTTCCAGCGGTAGAGCAGGTCGTTCAAGCAATGGCCGAAACGCGACACCATCAGCAGCACCTTGGTGCGCTCCTCGGAATCGCGGACTTCCATCGTCATGTCGAAGCGCTTGATGACAGGAGCGAAGCCTTCGCGCAGCTCCTCGAGCTTCGCGCCGTCCTGGCTGATGAAGGTGAGCCGCATGAAGAACAGGCCCGTTTCGAGATCGTCGAACTGCGAGCTGTCGCTGATGTAACAGCCCTTCTCCGCCAGATAGCCGGTCACGGCGGCAACGATGCCGCGGGTGGATTTGCAGGTGACGGTCAGCACATAGCTTTTCATCGATGGGTCTCTCGTTCTTGAGTGTTTCCGCTCGCCCTTATACGGGCAGTCTCGCGAAAACTACCGTGACGATTTGAGACCCGCCGATCCATTCGCGACATCGGCTGGACGGAACGGAACACGCGGTGCGGCCAGGGT contains the following coding sequences:
- the modB gene encoding molybdate ABC transporter permease subunit, whose translation is MQYGSTNLDWTALSDAEWTAVRLSLRVATVAMLSSLPLALLVAMALARGRFWGKSLLNGLVHMPLILPPVVTGFVLLILFGRRGPIGAFLAENFGLVFSFRWTGAALACAVMGFPLMVRSIRLSIEAVDRKLEDAAATLGANPAWVFLTVTLPLILPGIVAGMILSFAKAMGEFGATITFVSNIPGETQTLSAAIYSLTQVPGGDAGAMRLAVISIVISMAALMLSEFLAAAAARRTVAA
- the modC gene encoding molybdenum ABC transporter ATP-binding protein, producing MSLEVEARHRIGSFVIDAAFRSEGGVTALFGRSGSGKTSLINIIAGLLKPDAGRILLDGDVIADSKRRLFTPVHRRRFGYVFQEARLFPHLSVRKNLAYGRWFAAAGKSTSEFAKVVEMLGIGDLLERRPSTLSGGERQRVAVGRALLAAPRLLLMDEPLAALDEARKAEILPYLERLRDETRIPIVYVSHSVAEVARLAERVVVIEDGRVKASGAAAAILSRSTAAIERRETGALIEGVVDSHDATHNLTVVRAGECLIRIPHLVTAPGHRLRLYIAGRDVMLATTKLEGISALNVLRGTIVDLSPVHQGSIDVRVDCGGNIIVARITALSREALGLEPGKPVHVIIKTVALDY
- a CDS encoding winged helix-turn-helix domain-containing protein, with the translated sequence MPKADNKLRPVLRIDFPPEDRLGRGKIMLLELIRETGSISAAGRAMDMSYRRAWLLVDALNRMFNEPAVESQRGGKQGGGAVLTAFGEALIERFRAMEEKSNAAIADDLDWLEAARDEGANVTPPQPLPTRGRS
- a CDS encoding SDR family oxidoreductase, which codes for MSGILAGKRAVISAAAQGIGRAAAEAFSREGASVIATDINEDKLAELAAGGIEVAKLDVLNEAAIADFAARTGAVDVLFNCAGFVHAGTILETSEKDYDFAFDLNVKSMFRMIRAFLPGMVEKGGGSIINMASVAGVPMGVPNRFVYSASKAAVIGLTKSVAIDFIGKSIRCNAIAPGTVQSPSLEERMRAQGNYEEARAAFIARQPMGRLGTPEEIAALAVYLASDAAAYTTGQVHVIDGGMSL
- a CDS encoding 3-methyl-2-oxobutanoate dehydrogenase (2-methylpropanoyl-transferring) subunit alpha: MDEFSRLSLHVPEPAVRPGDQPDFSNVKIPKAGSVPRPEVDVEPETIRDLAYSIIRVLNREGEAVGPWAGLLSDEELLSGLRHMMQLRAFDARMLMAQRQGKTSFYMQHLGEEAVSCAFRRALRKGDMNFPTYRQAGLLIADDYPMVEMMNQIFSNERDPCHGRQLPVMYTSKEHGFFTISGNLATQYVQAVGWAMASAIKNDTGIAAGWIGDGSTAESDFHSSLVFASTYKAPVILNIVNNQWAISTFQGIARGGSGTFAARGLGFGIPALRVDGNDYLAVYAVARWAAERARRNLGPTLIEYVTYRVGAHSTSDDPSAYRPKTESEAWPLGDPVLRLKKHLILRGAWSEERHAQAEAEIMDAVIQAQKEAESHGTLHAGGRPSVRDIFEGVYAEMPPHIRRQRQKAGY
- a CDS encoding alpha-ketoacid dehydrogenase subunit beta; protein product: MARMTMIEAVRSAMDVSMGRDEDVVVFGEDVGYFGGVFRCTQGLQAKYGKTRCFDAPISESGIVGTAIGMAAYGLKPCVEIQFADYMYPAYDQLTQEAARIRYRSNGDFTCPIVVRMPTGGGIFGGQTHSQSPEALFTHVCGLKVIVPSNPYDAKGLLISAIEDPDPVMFLEPKRLYNGPFDGHHERPVTPWSKHELGDVPEGHYSIPIGKAEIRRKGSALTVIAYGTMVHVALAAVEETGIDAEVIDLRSLLPLDLETIVQSVTKTGRCVVVHEATLTSGFGGELVALVQEHCFYHLEAPVVRVTGWDTPYPHAQEWDYFPGPARVGRALTEAMEA
- a CDS encoding dihydrolipoamide acetyltransferase family protein; its protein translation is MGEFIIKMPDVGEGVAEAELVEWHVKPGDPVREDMVLAAVMTDKATVEIPSPVSGKVLWLGADIGDTVAVKAPLVRIETAGEDGEPPPDSVPEALAEAVLEEPVAVSAPPVPKAPPKPEKAEPRQSPGPREAPDTAKKPLASPAVRLRARERGVDLRQLSGTGPAGRITHEDLDLFISRGAEPQPAQVGLVRKTAVEEIKMAGLRRRIAEKMSLSTSRIPHITYVEEVDVTALEDLRATMNRDRKPDQPKLTILPFLMRALVRTVAEQPGVNATFDDHAGIIHRHAAVHIGIATQTPAGLTVPVVRHAEARRIWDCAAELNRLAEAARTGTATRDELIGSTITISSLGALGGIASTPVINHPEVAIVGVNKIATRPVWDGAQFVPRKIMNLSSSFDHRVIDGWDAATFVQRLKTLLETPALIFVEG
- the lpdA gene encoding dihydrolipoyl dehydrogenase yields the protein MKEISCKLLVLGAGPGGYVAAIRAGQLGINTVVVEKAKAGGTCLNVGCIPSKALIHAAEEFHKLRAAASGKSPLGLSLEAPAIDLKRTIAWKDGIVGRLSSGVTGLLKKAGVKAVIGQARFVDGKTVDVETEIGVQRIRAEAIVIATGSVPVELPDLPFGGNVISSTDALALKEVPQTLAVIGGGYIGLELGTAFAKLGSKVTVLEAMDRVLPQYDADLSKPVMKRLGELGIEVFTRTAAKRLSADRRGLLAEENGRAFEVPAEKVLVTVGRRPVMEGWGLEEIDLDRSGKFIRIDDQCRTSMRGIYAIGDVTGEPMLAHRAMAQGEMVAEIIAGQKRSWDKRCIPAICFTDPEIVSAGLSPEEARAAGIEVKIGQFPFQANGRAMTTLAEDGFVRVVARADNHLVLGIHAVGHAVSELSSAFALAIEMGARLEDIAGTIHAHPTQSEGFQEAAFKALGHALHI
- a CDS encoding acetyl-CoA C-acyltransferase encodes the protein MSNRDPVVIVSAARTPMGAFQGGLKELTAPELGAVALKAALDRAGLDAVDEVLMGNVLPAGLGQNPARQAALGAGLGQQTPSTTVSKVCGSGMKALMLGHDALVSGSASRVAVGGMESMTNAPYLLPKARGGFRLGHGEVKDHMFLDGLEDAYSGRLMGNYAEDTAQHYQFSRSDQDAFALRSLERALKAAEDGSFADEIVAITDGGKRGTANLDRDEQPLKADPAKIPKLKPAFRDGGSVTAANSSSISDGAAALILMRASEAERRGLTPLAIVAGHAGHAQEPAWFTTAPIGAIDKLLDKLGWEKGSVGLYEINEAFAVVAMAALRDLGLSDDIVNIHGGACALGHPIGASGARIVVSLLHAMRANGVKRGIASLCIGGGEATAVGLELLQ
- the purU gene encoding formyltetrahydrofolate deformylase, yielding MKSYVLTVTCKSTRGIVAAVTGYLAEKGCYISDSSQFDDLETGLFFMRLTFISQDGAKLEELREGFAPVIKRFDMTMEVRDSEERTKVLLMVSRFGHCLNDLLYRWKIGALPIDIVGVVSNHFDYQKVVVNHDIPFHCIKVTKENKPKAEAQLLELVEQTGAELIVLARYMQVLSDALCKKMSGRIINIHHSFLPSFKGANPYKQAYERGVKLIGATAHYVTADLDEGPIIEQDIARITHAQSAEDYVSIGRDVESQVLARAVHAHIHHRCFINGNRVVVFPPSPGSYASERMG